The nucleotide sequence GCATGTGCGATGCTGAGAGACGACTCCTTGCAAATGCACTGCTAGATCTTTCCAATGAATGGTTTGTTCTGCTGTCTGAATCATGTATCCCGCTGTCTAACTTCAGCATTGCCTACCAATACTTGATGAGATCTAGGCACAGTTTTATTGGGGCTATGGATGATCCAGGACCTTTTGGAAGGGGACGATACGACTTGAACATGGCACCTGAGGTCAACATCACACAATGGCGTAAAGGCTCTCAGTGGTTCGCAGTTAGTCGGAAACCTGCAGTCAGCATGGTGAAGGATACCACGTACTATCCGAAgtttgaaaaattctgcaagCCAAATTGTTACGTGGATGAACACTACTTTCCTACCATGCTCACCATTGAATCGCCACATCTTCTGGCAAATAGAACTATTACTTGGGTAGACTGGTCGAGGGGTGGTGCTCACCCAGCAACATTTGGGAGGGCTGATATTACTGAAACATTTCTGAAGAGTATTCTTGAGGGAACTACATGTCCATACAATAACCAGTCCATATCTGTTTGTCACCTGTTCGGCAGGAAGTTTGCTCCAAGTGCTTTGGAGCCTCTTCTACAGCTAGCACCCAAGATGCTTGGATTCAGTTAGGCAAGGGAAGATATGGATGCATAAGACGCTaatctttcattctgccattatGGTGGCTCAGTTTTCAGCAGATCTGTTCGGGAATCATTCTTCTAGGAAATTAATAGACCTATCTCAGTAGTGAAACCCTTCAATATTTTTCTCCCTCATCCATTACCTTCTCATAATTCTTCCTCTGTATAGCAAAATACCAGATATGGTACTCACAATGCTATTTGAATGGCAGGGTTTCATTTATGTAATTCGCTAGCATGAAGCAATTAATTCTGCTCTATTTTGGTAGGTCCAGCATGTTCAATTTCCTGATTACACAAATTAATCAAATTGATATTCTGCACATTCAGCGGTTATTCTAACATACTTGTTATTTTATAGTTAGTATGTTCGCTTGTCGTAGAAGCTATTGCATAAAATCTACAAGAACTGCTTACAGCGTGGGGTTCATAAAGATAATTTCCTAGTGTGACCGAAGTGCTTATCTCGTTATGCCAAATAGATTCGATCAATTTAGTCAGTTATCTTACAGAATATAACACTGATAAGGTAATGAACCCCGCAAGAAATATGGGAACCAAACGTGAGTTGTCCAAGATCAGCCTAGCTGAAGCTTCTATATCAGAGCTGAAAAAAAGATCACATTTGAAATAATATTGACAGTATGGATAATTCTGTTCAATCTTATCCATAAAGAATCTTGTGGTTCTGCTTGCATGCGTGCATTCTAAATCCTGGAACCTAAGCATCTCCACCTCAGAAAGGGGGAAGGAAAACAGGGACCGGGGTGGAAAGCGGGAGCGGAACAAGTGATAGATCCATGGCTCTGCCTTGGGGAACCCTCcctctaaagaacaagccagcTGCTTCTTCCGAGGGAGAGATCCATTGTCTCAGAACTTTCGTTAAATTAGTTCAGGTAAAGGTAGTTAGAAGGAGCCTATTGCCTCTGCTTGTGTCAACAGCCACACTCCCACAAGGCAACGACTCAAAGAAGGACCTTCTTCAAGGTATTCAATGCAATTTCTGAACCTTGCTCCTAGTGATTACTTGTAGGGAGCAAAATAAATTAGTGTTTGGTTGTCCTTTAATTGATGTTCCGTTTAATCGAATATACAATGCTATGATTGTGGATCATGGAATGTGATGTAATTATCAATGACAGTGCAATTGCACTTCAGCCAGAAAATTTTCTTGATGATATAACTCAATATTTTATGCTGTCAGAGTATCTAAAGAGGTCCAAAGAGAACAAAGCAAGAAATGACAAAGAGGTCCATGTTTCCTTGTTTAAAATCTTTTTCAAAGAAGTAAATATATGAAGAAATCAACTTGATGTTTTTAGAAATTAACGAATTGGTAGCTTGCTGGGCTTTGATTTCCTCAGAGACTAGATGATTACTACAAGCGGAACTACAAGGATTACTTCGAACTCATTGAAGGTTCAGCGAGAGACAAGAAAGAGGAGCTGCTTTCTGAATCTGAAAGGGGCATCCGTGCATGGCTTGAGAAGAATAAGAAATAATGGAGAGCAGCTCACCAGACTCCTCTGCAACTGCGACCATGATGCAAATAGTGGAGACTGGAGAGCATGCTCGATTTTGCTAATATCTATGCTTTGTAGCAGAATTTGGACGATTCTGATCCTGGCCTTGGCACTTGATATCGAGAGGACAAGCAGCTTGGTAGCATCATGGGGTCATGGCCACCAGGTGCCCACTCTGCACTCGAATGATTTCCTAATGGTTAAATGACCAGCTGTGCTTTTAGTTTGACCAAGTCCTATCATAATTTATCTGGAGCAAGTCTTGAAGAAATTTAACACTTGTAGCATGCCCAAGGCTCTCTATCAAGAAGATGGATTACACCACAGACACATTTTTAAAGTAATACTGAGAACTTCCAACTATTTGTATCATTTAACCGAATCCTCATGCATATCAGAACTAACCAACAGCCATGATGTTTATTCTGCTGTGTTCTGAAAAGGTGCCAATACATGGTACTACGAGAAGCTTGAATTCTCtgataattttcaaatttgCTAAAACTGCTagtttggagaagatttgatttGAGCCCTGCCGCAAGAATACATCTTATAACATACAAGCTCATGGAGAGCT is from Phoenix dactylifera cultivar Barhee BC4 chromosome 6, palm_55x_up_171113_PBpolish2nd_filt_p, whole genome shotgun sequence and encodes:
- the LOC103707504 gene encoding uncharacterized protein LOC103707504 — protein: MALPWGTLPLKNKPAASSEGEIHCLRTFVKLVQVKVVRRSLLPLLVSTATLPQGNDSKKDLLQEYLKRSKENKARNDKERLDDYYKRNYKDYFELIEGSARDKKEELLSESERGIRAWLEKNKK
- the LOC103707505 gene encoding glycosyltransferase BC10-like — translated: MQTRVSSMEDIKDSLQRAQPRVVPLVLLKVFVLFLPLGVGFSALSLYMTRNLKVQNVVFQARAGFQPCVEEQSSLDWWIRPPSNLMHNMSDEELLWRASFVPQVKKYPFKRVPKIAFMFLTRGPLPLSPLWEKYFKGHKGLYSIYIHALPSYQGNFTSDSVFYRRQIPSKVSEWGQMSMCDAERRLLANALLDLSNEWFVLLSESCIPLSNFSIAYQYLMRSRHSFIGAMDDPGPFGRGRYDLNMAPEVNITQWRKGSQWFAVSRKPAVSMVKDTTYYPKFEKFCKPNCYVDEHYFPTMLTIESPHLLANRTITWVDWSRGGAHPATFGRADITETFLKSILEGTTCPYNNQSISVCHLFGRKFAPSALEPLLQLAPKMLGFS